A genomic window from Carassius auratus strain Wakin chromosome 45, ASM336829v1, whole genome shotgun sequence includes:
- the LOC113063336 gene encoding uncharacterized protein LOC113063336, translating to MSDSELQEQLMELDKLVDDQELNDELQSLDDLIGELQEEKEVAPVKTPEPRVRWRKRDIDGNIVYARPRSSRNQSNKADPIRKSDPPINAPATNCEVTFAPEAVESFLQDLQHSLSNTSDDEASSLETSRGPLLASSNWSTRQSLFSERWRTERPRLVNTAAAHENVATRICQQCGSNPAAVRCSDCRPQPFFCAQCDVSMHTRHVLHNRDAMTAGFYQPLPPTTFVVDKALSHCGKCWFVSVQHTHNSESC from the exons ATGAGTGATTCAGAACTCCAAGAACAGTTAATGGAGCTGGATAAACTGGTTGATGATCAAGAACTCAATGATGAGCTCCAAAGTCTTGATGACTTGATTGGTGAGCTGCAGGAAGAGAAGGAAGTGGCACCAGTAAAGACACCTGAACCGAGGGTGCGTTGGAGAAAGAGAGACATTGATGGAAACATTGTCTATGCAAGGCCAAGATCAAGCAGGAATCAGTCAAATAAGG CTGATCCCATTCGGAAATCTGATCCTCCCATCAATGCACCTGCCACTAACTGTGAGGTGACCTTTGCTCCAGAGGCTGTTG AGTCTTTTCTGCAAGATCTCCAGCACTCACTGAGCAATACCTCAGATGATGAGGCATCATCTCTTGAGACCTCAAGAGGTCCTCTCCTAGCTTCCTCAAACTGGAGCACAAGACAAAGTCTCTTTTCAGAGAGATGGAGGACAGAGAGACCACGTCTGGTGAACACCGCTGCGGCACATGAAAATGTAGCAACACGCATCTGCCAACAGTGTGGGAGCAATCCAGCTGCTGTCCGCTGCAGTGACTGTCGACCACAGCCCTTTTTCTGTGCTCAGTGTGATGTCAGTATGCACACCAGacatgttctccataacagagatGCCATGACGGCTGGATTCTACCAGCCATTGCCTCCAACAACTTTTGTTGTAGATAAGGCTCTTTCCCATTGTGGTAAGTGCTGGTTTGTGAGTGTACAACATACACATAATTCTGAGAGTTGTTAG